CGGAGAATCTCCCCATCTCACGCCATGTGGTTCGACGGGAAGAAGCTCTTCAGATCTACGAAAAGGAAGGGGATCACCTGAAGCTGGAACTGATTCGAGAATTGCCTGAAGGGGAGGAGATCAGCATCTATGAGCAGGGCGAATTCTTTGATCTCTGCCGGGGCCCCCATCTCCCCTCCACCGGCAAGATGAAGCATTTTGCGCTCCTAAGCGTAGCCGGAGCTTATTGGCGGGGGGATTCTTCCCGGCCAATGTTAACCCGAATCTATGGAACGGCTTGGCCTACCGAAGAGGAGCTCGAGAACTATCTCCATCAGTTGGAGGAGGCGAAGGAACGGGATCATCGCAAGATCGGGAGAGAGCTGAAGATCTTCACTCTCTCCCAAGAGGTGGGGCAAGGACTCCCCCTTTGGCTTCCCAATGGGGCCAAGGTGCGCCGCATCATCGAACGGTACATCGTGGATCTGGAGGAAAGCCTCGGATATCTTCATGTCTATACCCCTCATTTGGCCAATGTGGAACTTTATAAGATCTCGGGCCATTGGGATCATTACCATGAAGACATGTATCCGCCCATGAAGATCGACAATGAAGAACTGGTGCTTCGACCGATGAACTGTCCCCATCACATGATGGTTTATAAGTTTGAACTTCACAGCTATCGGGAGCTCCCCTTGAGGATCGCGGAATTGGGAATGATGCACCGCTATGAGGCTTCCGGTGCGTTGGCAGGGCTGCAGCGCGTCCGGGTGATGACGCTTAACGATGCCCACATCTTCGTCCGCCCCGATCAGATCAAAGGAGAGTTTGCCAATGTGGTAAACCTCATCCTCCGGGTTTACAAAGATTTCGGCATTAAGGATTACTGGTTCCGCCTCTCCCTCCGGGATCCCCTCGATAAGGAGAAATATGTTCAGAACGACGAGATGTGGGATAAGGCGGAGGGGATGCTTCGAGAAGCCTTGCAAGAGCTTCACCTCCCCTTCGTGGAAGCGAAGGGAGAAGCCGCCTTCTACGGGCCCAAACTGGACGTGCAGGTAAAAACGGCGTTAGGAAAAGATGAGACCCTCTCCACCATCCAGCTTGATTTCCACCTTCCCAACCGCTTTGAGCTGGAGTATATGGGAGAAGATGGGAAACCCCATCGCCCCGTCGTCATCCACCGGGGGATCGTGGGAACGATGGAACGCTTTGTCGCTTTTCTTCTGGAATATTATAAAGGGGCTCTTCCCCTGTGGCTTGCACCGGTACAAGCGGTGGTCATCCCTGTGACCTCTGCCCATGCCGCCTATGCGGAGAAGGTAGCGTCTTCTTTGCGGGAGAAGGGGATGCGGGTTGAGGTAGATTCCAGGAATGAGAAGATGGGCTATCGCATCCGGGAAGCCCAGGTGAATAAGATTCCGTATGCCCTCGTCGTAGGAGATAAAGAGGTGGCCGAAGAGGCGGTGGCGGTGAGGAAAAGGAGCGAAGGCGATCTCGGAGTGGAAAAGGTGGACGCCTTCATCGATCGTGCATTAAAAGAGATACGGGAGAAAAGGTAAAGGCGCTTTTCCATCTTGCTTTATGATTCCTTTTGAACAAATGTATAAAATTGAAGGGACCGGCTTAAGTAGGCCGGTCTTTTTGTGATTTAATTATACTTTATTTACTAATAAAGGTAAATCGAGGAATATACCAGCGAAAAAGGAGCAAACTAATGGGAAAGGAAAAGGAGAGGAAAAGATGGGACTTCTCAATAAAGTAAAGGGATTATTTTCCCCCAGGAAGGATAAGGAAGAGAAGATCGGGCAAGACCTTTCCAGACCCTATCCCCATGAGGTTTTGGAGAAATATAAAAAGATCAAGGTGAACGGCGATCTGGAAAGGATGACCACCCTCATCGAAGAGATGCTCGGCCAAAGCGATGATTTCGTCCTTCGGCGCTTCCGCATCTCGGGTACCTATTCGGCCGTCCTCTTCTATTTCTCCAACATGGTCCAGCAGAAGAACATTAATGAGGACGTTTTAAAACCTTTAATGTCCCCCTCTCCCCATCTGGTGAAACGGATTCGGAGGGAGGGGATGAGTCGCGTTCTCCTTCAGGATATCCTTTATCATACGGAAGGGCAGGAGGAAACCCGTCTCGACCAGGTCATCGAGGCGATTCTCAGGGGAGAGACCGCCGTCCTCGTTCAAGGGATGGAGTCCGCCCTCCTCATTGGAACTCGGAGCATTGAGAAACGGGCGGTGGATCAACCCTCGACGGAGCAGGTGATCCGGGGATCCAGAGATGGCTTCATCGAGCAGATCGGGACCAACATTGCCCTCATCCGCTATAGACTTCAGTCCCCCGATTTCCGCATCAAAGCGCTTCAGATTGGCAGGCTCTCCAAGACGAAGGTGGTGCTCTGCTATATTGAAGGAGTCGCCAATCCGGACCTGATAAAAGAGGTGGAGGACCGGATCAAGGCCATCGACATCGCCTCCTTGCAAGATCCCGGATTTATCGAACAATATATCGAGGACAATCATATGTCTCCTTTTCCCCAGGTGCAGATCACGGAGCGATCGGAAAAACTGATCTCTTCTTTAGTGGAAGGGAGAGTAGGGATCCTCTGCGACGGCTCCCCCTTTGCCCTCATTGTCCCTGCCGTTTTCTCCCAATTCTATCAGACGAGCGAGGATTATACGGAACGCTTCTTGATGGCGTCCATGGTTCGTTTGATCCGCCTTCTCGCCATCCTCTTTTCCCTTTTCTTTCCTTCTCTTTACGTCTCCGTCGTCTCCTTCAACCCGGAACTGATTCCCACCAAGTTCGCCGTGGCGGTGGCGAGCAGCCGCTACGGTGTTCCTTTCCCTGCCATCGTTGAAGTATTTGTGATGGAAGCCACCATGGAGGTGCTCCGGGAGGCCA
The DNA window shown above is from Thermicanus aegyptius DSM 12793 and carries:
- a CDS encoding spore germination protein; translated protein: MGLLNKVKGLFSPRKDKEEKIGQDLSRPYPHEVLEKYKKIKVNGDLERMTTLIEEMLGQSDDFVLRRFRISGTYSAVLFYFSNMVQQKNINEDVLKPLMSPSPHLVKRIRREGMSRVLLQDILYHTEGQEETRLDQVIEAILRGETAVLVQGMESALLIGTRSIEKRAVDQPSTEQVIRGSRDGFIEQIGTNIALIRYRLQSPDFRIKALQIGRLSKTKVVLCYIEGVANPDLIKEVEDRIKAIDIASLQDPGFIEQYIEDNHMSPFPQVQITERSEKLISSLVEGRVGILCDGSPFALIVPAVFSQFYQTSEDYTERFLMASMVRLIRLLAILFSLFFPSLYVSVVSFNPELIPTKFAVAVASSRYGVPFPAIVEVFVMEATMEVLREATIRLPQQIGGALSIVGVLVIGQAAVSAGFVSPITVVIIAMATIGSFATPAYNAAIAFRMLRFPILILSGVFGLFGVMAGFIFITNHLLSLKSFGVPYLSPLVPIDLKGWRDLLIRAPIWTMKERPSHLHSPNRIRVGESSEEEDKQPPSNTLDPEKVGNRRWNGSDGEKKRNHPFPSRKHPH
- the thrS gene encoding threonine--tRNA ligase is translated as MSVSVKLPDGQERIFEQEITLQDLAASISPGLAKKAVAGMINGQMADLSRKIPDGAEVRILTLTDPEGVEVLRHSTAHLMAQALKRLYPGIKLGIGPVIENGFYYDVDPPEPIKAQDLPRIEEEMKKIVAENLPISRHVVRREEALQIYEKEGDHLKLELIRELPEGEEISIYEQGEFFDLCRGPHLPSTGKMKHFALLSVAGAYWRGDSSRPMLTRIYGTAWPTEEELENYLHQLEEAKERDHRKIGRELKIFTLSQEVGQGLPLWLPNGAKVRRIIERYIVDLEESLGYLHVYTPHLANVELYKISGHWDHYHEDMYPPMKIDNEELVLRPMNCPHHMMVYKFELHSYRELPLRIAELGMMHRYEASGALAGLQRVRVMTLNDAHIFVRPDQIKGEFANVVNLILRVYKDFGIKDYWFRLSLRDPLDKEKYVQNDEMWDKAEGMLREALQELHLPFVEAKGEAAFYGPKLDVQVKTALGKDETLSTIQLDFHLPNRFELEYMGEDGKPHRPVVIHRGIVGTMERFVAFLLEYYKGALPLWLAPVQAVVIPVTSAHAAYAEKVASSLREKGMRVEVDSRNEKMGYRIREAQVNKIPYALVVGDKEVAEEAVAVRKRSEGDLGVEKVDAFIDRALKEIREKR